A genomic window from Silene latifolia isolate original U9 population chromosome Y, ASM4854445v1, whole genome shotgun sequence includes:
- the LOC141633946 gene encoding manganese-dependent ADP-ribose/CDP-alcohol diphosphatase-like, with the protein MGLITAHGKQPLFSFGVISDVQYADIPDGRSFLGVPRYYRHSVLVLQRAVQKWNDSQNLNFSVNFGDIVDGFCSKDQSLSAIKKIAFEFHKFNGPVYHMIGNHCLYNLPREQLLPLLNIHSDNGCAYYEFSPSPNYKIVVLDGYDISAIGWPKDHPKTLQAMTILNEKNPNSEKNSPSGLEGFERRFLMFNGAVGKEQLEWLDHVLQDATMLKQKVIICCHLPLDPGASSSAALLWNYNEVMNLIHKYKCVKVCLSGHDHKGGYSIDSHGIHHRVLEAALECPPGVDAFGHVDVYEDRVSLIGTDRMQSTDMVFDS; encoded by the coding sequence ATGGGTTTGATCACTGCTCACGGGAAACAACCCCTTTTCTCCTTTGGGGTCATATCAGATGTTCAGTATGCTGATATTCCTGATGGTCGCTCCTTCCTTGGCGTGCCTCGATATTATAGACATAGTGTACTTGTACTGCAAAGGGCGGTTCAGAAATGGAATGACTCCCAAAATCTGAACTTTTCCGTCAACTTTGGTGACATTGTTGATGGGTTTTGCTCAAAAGATCAATCTCTTAGTGCTATAAAGAAGATTGCTTTCGAGTTTCACAAGTTCAATGGTCCCGTATATCATATGATTGGCAATCACTGCCTCTATAATCTTCCTCGCGAACAGCTACTCCCATTATTGAATATTCATAGTGATAATGGTTGTGCATACTATGAGTTTTCTCCGAGCCCTAATTACAAAATCGTAGTTCTTGATGGCTATGATATTAGTGCAATTGGTTGGCCAAAAGACCATCCAAAAACATTACAAGCAATGACAATTCTCAATGAGAAAAATCCCAACTCTGAAAAGAATAGTCCTTCTGGACTCGAAGGGTTTGAAAGACGGTTTTTGATGTTCAATGGAGCTGTCGGGAAAGAGCAATTGGAATGGCTAGATCACGTTCTCCAAGACGCGACCATGCTTAAACAAAAAGTGATCATCTGTTGCCATCTGCCTTTAGATCCCGGTGCATCATCATCAGCAGCACTTTTGTGGAATTACAACGAAGTGATGAAtttgatacacaagtacaagtgtgTGAAAGTCTGCCTCTCAGGTCACGATCACAAAGGGGGTTACTCGATTGATTCTCACGGGATCCATCATCGGGTTTTGGAAGCAGCGCTCGAGTGCCCTCCTGGCGTTGATGCATTTGGACATGTAGATGTTTACGAAGACCGGGTATCACTTATTGGTACTGATAGGATgcaaagcacggatatggtttttgattcttga